Proteins from a single region of Urocitellus parryii isolate mUroPar1 chromosome 4, mUroPar1.hap1, whole genome shotgun sequence:
- the LOC144254177 gene encoding uncharacterized protein LOC144254177 has translation MRSAEKVTLNWDMEEELASQNPRGKAIYVQGAVKRVSTSLSQKEVGMAKVASKRPCFLLPGAFCRIANFCLLLAVLVECSHHNFRVVVNRALFYEDELIGPDELFLGTGCVAIHVRPNELEFNYPVSFCGIVPQVRAASIVPSVICKVVGSVAFPISESLAIFYFNKIHCCDKLACVIKDLFSHQIFYDGSVSHSWLTYRPRNQVISTELHLQCLVPRSVQNITGSLPEYQ, from the exons ATGAGGTCTGCTGAGAAAGTGACATTGAACTGGGACATGGAAGAAGAGTTAGCAAGTCAGAATCCCAGAGGAAAAGCCATCTATGTGCAAGGAGCTGTGAAGAGGGTGTCAACCTCACTGAGCCAAAAGGAGGTCGGTATGGCTAAGGTGGCTTCAAAAAGGCCTTGTTTCCTGCTCCCTGGGGCATTTTG CAGAATTGCTAATTTTTGTCTTCTCTTGGCAGTACTGGTGGAATGCAGCCATCATAATTTCCGTGTAGTAGTTAACAGAGCACTATTTTATGAAGATGAATTGATAGGCCCTGATGAATTATTTCTTGGGACTGGCTGTGTGGCAATTCATGTGCGACCAAATGAACTTGAATTTAACTATCCTGTCAGCTTCTGTGGAATCGTACCGCAGGTAAGAGCAGCAAGCATTGTGCCCAGTGTCATCTGTAAAGTGGTGGGAAGTGTTGCTTT TCCCATTTCTGAGTCAT TggccatcttttattttaataaaatacactgTTGTGACAAATTAGCTTGCGTTATCAAAGATCTCTTTTCCCACCAGATTTTCTACGATGGTTCTGTCTCTCATTCCTGGCTCACCTATAGACCAAGGAATCAAGTGATTTCTACTGAACTTCATTTGCAGTGTTTAGTTCCCAGGTCAGTCCAAAATATCACTGGCTCCTTGCCTGAATACCAGTAG